The Coffea arabica cultivar ET-39 chromosome 8e, Coffea Arabica ET-39 HiFi, whole genome shotgun sequence genome window below encodes:
- the LOC113703093 gene encoding cytochrome P450 CYP72A616 isoform X2 encodes MEAPTLMVLVASFSALLASLCILKLVYSLWWRPKLIERELKQQGIGGTSYNFLCGDKLAIEKLMIEAWSIPVSLNHEIIPRVDPFIHQIVQTYGKVCLSWIGTRPRLILGKAELVRLILNNKSGHFQKPPQNSLVKLLALGLAALEGEKWAKHRRLITPAFHHEKLQDGKAGNADLLGLLLQCKEEKGNELTIEDVIEECKMFYFAGQETTAIWLTWTLILLSMHPAWQEKARQEVLQICGKTAPDMEILNRLKIVTMVLFEVLRLYPPATYLARYTVQRTKVGDICIPAGVEVYVPTTLLHHDPEYWGDDAEEFNPERFAEGVSKASGDQLAFYPFGWGPRICIAQNLAIIEAKLALAMILQHFSFKLSPSYAHAPCAGFTLQPQHGAPIILKPI; translated from the exons ATGGAAGCGCCCACTTTGATGGTCCTCGTAGCTTCCTTTTCTGCTCTTTTAGCTTCTCTCTGTATCTTGAAACTTGTCTATTCTCTTTGGTGGAGACCCAAATTGATTGAGCGAGAATTGAAGCAACAAGGAATTGGAGGAACCTCTTACAATTTTCTTTGTGGAGATAAGCTAGCTATCGAGAAGCTGATGATAGAAGCATGGTCCATCCCCGTCAGTTTAAACCACGAAATTATACCTCGTGTCGACCCTTTCATTCATCAAATTGTGCAGACATATG GAAAGGTGTGTCTGAGTTGGATTGGAACAAGGCCAAGATTGATACTGGGGAAGGCAGAGCTGGTGAGGCTGATACTGAATAACAAGAGTGGTCACTTCCAAAAACCTCCACAGAACTCTCTTGTGAAGCTTTTGGCGCTGGGACTCGCAGCCTTGGAAGGGGAGAAATGGGCCAAGCATAGAAGATTAATTACCCCTGCATTCCATCACGAGAAGCTACAG GATGGCAAAGCGGGTAATGCTGATCTACTTGGATTGCTTTTGCAATgcaaagaagaaaagggaaatgaaCTGACAATTGAAGATGTAATAGAGGAGTGTAAGATGTTCTACTTTGCCGGCCAAGAGACCACTGCTATCTGGCTTACCTGGACTCTTATCCTCCTGTCTATGCATCCGGCCTGGCAAGAGAAAGCCAGACAAGAGGTCCTACAAATTTGTGGAAAGACAGCCCCTGATATGGAAATCTTGAACCGGCTCAAAATT GTCACAATGGTGTTGTTTGAAGTCCTAAGATTATATCCACCGGCAACTTACCTGGCAAGATATACCGTCCAAAGAACTAAGGTAGGGGACATTTGCATCCCTGCAGGGGTTGAAGTTTATGTACCAACGACGCTGTTGCATCATGATCCTGAGTACTGGGGAGATGATGCAGAAGAATTCAACCCAGAGAGGTTTGCTGAAGGAGTTTCCAAGGCATCAGGGGATCAATTGGCATTTTATCCCTTTGGCTGGGGACCTAGGATTTGCATAGCCCAAAACCTTGCAATCATAGAAGCAAAATTGGCTCTGGCTATGATTTTGCAGCACTTTTCATTCAAGCTCTCACCTTCGTACGCTCATGCTCCCTGTGCCGGATTTACTCTTCAGCCACAGCATGGAGCTCCGATTATATTGAAACCCATTTGA
- the LOC113703093 gene encoding cytochrome P450 CYP72A616 isoform X1, with protein sequence MEAPTLMVLVASFSALLASLCILKLVYSLWWRPKLIERELKQQGIGGTSYNFLCGDKLAIEKLMIEAWSIPVSLNHEIIPRVDPFIHQIVQTYGKVCLSWIGTRPRLILGKAELVRLILNNKSGHFQKPPQNSLVKLLALGLAALEGEKWAKHRRLITPAFHHEKLQAMQDGKAGNADLLGLLLQCKEEKGNELTIEDVIEECKMFYFAGQETTAIWLTWTLILLSMHPAWQEKARQEVLQICGKTAPDMEILNRLKIVTMVLFEVLRLYPPATYLARYTVQRTKVGDICIPAGVEVYVPTTLLHHDPEYWGDDAEEFNPERFAEGVSKASGDQLAFYPFGWGPRICIAQNLAIIEAKLALAMILQHFSFKLSPSYAHAPCAGFTLQPQHGAPIILKPI encoded by the exons ATGGAAGCGCCCACTTTGATGGTCCTCGTAGCTTCCTTTTCTGCTCTTTTAGCTTCTCTCTGTATCTTGAAACTTGTCTATTCTCTTTGGTGGAGACCCAAATTGATTGAGCGAGAATTGAAGCAACAAGGAATTGGAGGAACCTCTTACAATTTTCTTTGTGGAGATAAGCTAGCTATCGAGAAGCTGATGATAGAAGCATGGTCCATCCCCGTCAGTTTAAACCACGAAATTATACCTCGTGTCGACCCTTTCATTCATCAAATTGTGCAGACATATG GAAAGGTGTGTCTGAGTTGGATTGGAACAAGGCCAAGATTGATACTGGGGAAGGCAGAGCTGGTGAGGCTGATACTGAATAACAAGAGTGGTCACTTCCAAAAACCTCCACAGAACTCTCTTGTGAAGCTTTTGGCGCTGGGACTCGCAGCCTTGGAAGGGGAGAAATGGGCCAAGCATAGAAGATTAATTACCCCTGCATTCCATCACGAGAAGCTACAG GCAATGCAGGATGGCAAAGCGGGTAATGCTGATCTACTTGGATTGCTTTTGCAATgcaaagaagaaaagggaaatgaaCTGACAATTGAAGATGTAATAGAGGAGTGTAAGATGTTCTACTTTGCCGGCCAAGAGACCACTGCTATCTGGCTTACCTGGACTCTTATCCTCCTGTCTATGCATCCGGCCTGGCAAGAGAAAGCCAGACAAGAGGTCCTACAAATTTGTGGAAAGACAGCCCCTGATATGGAAATCTTGAACCGGCTCAAAATT GTCACAATGGTGTTGTTTGAAGTCCTAAGATTATATCCACCGGCAACTTACCTGGCAAGATATACCGTCCAAAGAACTAAGGTAGGGGACATTTGCATCCCTGCAGGGGTTGAAGTTTATGTACCAACGACGCTGTTGCATCATGATCCTGAGTACTGGGGAGATGATGCAGAAGAATTCAACCCAGAGAGGTTTGCTGAAGGAGTTTCCAAGGCATCAGGGGATCAATTGGCATTTTATCCCTTTGGCTGGGGACCTAGGATTTGCATAGCCCAAAACCTTGCAATCATAGAAGCAAAATTGGCTCTGGCTATGATTTTGCAGCACTTTTCATTCAAGCTCTCACCTTCGTACGCTCATGCTCCCTGTGCCGGATTTACTCTTCAGCCACAGCATGGAGCTCCGATTATATTGAAACCCATTTGA